The nucleotide window TTCTAACATTGAAAGGGCCTGCTGTTGAAAGTCTTTCATTTTGGCGATCGCATAATCGAGTCCACCATTATTCTTCACATAAGCTATTACCTCCTTAACCCTTTTCTTGTCCTTATTATGGTTCTTAATAGAATTAATAAGCCATCTACGGTCCTTCTCGTGGGCTTTATTAAGAACATGAATCAGGGGAAGAGTCATTTTTTGCTCTTTAATGTCAATACCAGTTGGTTTACCTATTTTTTCCTCACCATAATCAAATAAATCATCTTTAATTTGAAATGCCATCCCTATAAGTTCCCCAAATAAGCGCATAGATTCCACATCCTCAGAATTGGGTTTTACAGAGGCTGCACCCAAACTGCAACAAGCAGCTATCAGCGTGGCTGTTTTTTGCCTTATAATATTGTAATATACTTCTTCGGTGATATCTAGCTTTCTAGCTTTTTCAATTTGAAGTAATTCACCTTCACTCATTTCTCTAACCGCAACAGATATAATCTTGAGGAGATCAAAATCATTATTATCTATTGACAACAGAAGTCCCTTAGACAACAAATAATCACCAATAAGAACAGCAATTTTATTTTTCCAAAGAGCATTTATAGAAAAGAAACCTCGGCGCCTGTTACTATCATCCACCACATCGTCATGAACTAAAGTGGCAGTATGTATTAATTCTATAACAGATGCCCCTCTATAGGTACGTTCGTTAACCTCACCTTTATTAAGCATTTTTGCCACGAGAAAAACAAACATCGGTCGCATTTGTTTACCCTTTCTATTGACTATATAAGTAGTAATTCTATTGAGAAGTGCTACCCTACTAGACATTGACAACAGAAACTTTTGCTCAAAAAGCTCCATTTCAAATGCGATTGGTAGTTTTATCTGTTCGGTAATCTTCAAAATTTAGTCTTGCGGCTAGATTGCCAAAGGTATATAAATGCTAATTGTTCAGCAACAGTAATAATTAACTGAGTTAATTAAAAAATCAATGCTTGTTGGCTAATTGACCGCAAGCGGCATCTATATCCTTACCCCTAGACCTTCTTACTGTTACAGTAATATTATTTGCCTCTAATGTATTGATATAAAGTTCTAAAGCTGAATCATCGGCCTGTTGAAAATCTCCATCATCAATGGGGTTGTATTCAATGAGATTTACCTTACTCGGAGCAAATTTGCAAAATGCAACTAAAGCATCAACATCTTTTTTGCTATCGTTTATCCCTTTCCAAACCACATATTCATAAGTAATTCTATTTTTAGTCTTTGCGTACCAATATTCCAAGGCTTCTCGCAAGTCAGCTAAGGGAAAAGTGGCATTAAAAGGCATAATCGATGTTCGAACCTCATCGATAGCAGAGTGAAGTGAAACCGCTAATTTGAATTTAACTCCATCATCAGCCATTTTTTTTATCATTTTTGGCACCCCGGAGGTTGAAACAGTAATACGTTTTGGGGACATCCCCAAACCCTCTTCAGAAGTAATTTTATCAATTGCTTTGATGACATTATTATAATTCATTAAGGGTTCGCCCATTCCCATAAAAACAATATTGGAAAGAGGCCTATCATGATATAATCTGCTTTCTCTATCTATAGCTACAACCTGATCATAAATTTCACCAGGATTTAGGTTGCGCATGCGCTTTAAACGCGCCGTAGCACAAAATTTGCAGTCTAAGCTACAACCAACCTGTGAGGATACACATGCTGTTGTACGTTTTGCCGTCGGTATAAGAACAGATTCAACAACCAAACCATCATGTAATTTTACAGCGTTCTTAATGGTTCCATCCGAACTACGTTGTATTTGATCTACCGCGATATGATTAATTATAAAATTGTTTTCCAACATCTCACGCGTTTTGAGTGAAATATTGGTCATATCGTCAAAGGAGTGCACACCTTTACTCCATAGCCATTCGTAAACTTGATTTCCTCGAAAAGCCTGATCCCCTTCAGCAACAAAGAATTCTCGTAGCTGCTCTTTGCTTAGTGCTCGAATATCCTTTTTTATTGTTGCCATTATTTAAATTTAAGAGAGAAAAAACCCCCAAGAAATGGGGGTTTAAATATTATATAATTAGCATGGCATCACCATACGAATAAAACTTATATTTTTCCTTTACAGCCTCTTCATAGGCCTTCTTTATAAAATCATGACCCGCGAAAGCTGAAACCATCATTAATAAGGTCGATTTTGGTGTATGGAAATTGGTAACCATACAATTAGCTATACTAAAATCATAAGGTGGGAAAATGAATTTATTGGTCCAACCTGCAAATTCATTTAATGTTCCATTGGAAGATACTGCACTTTCAACAGCTCGCATAACGGTTGTACCTACGGCACACACACGTTTTTTTTCCTTAATTGCATTATTAACTACATCTGTAGCAAAGGTATTGATATAAACTTCTTCACTGTCCATTTTATGTTTACTTAGGTCTTCAACCTCAACTGGGTTGAATGTACCCAAACCAACATGAAGCGTAATTTCTGGAAGATGAACTCCTTTGATCTCCAAACGCTTCAATAAATGTTTACTGAAATGCAATCCAGCGGTTGGTGCCGCAACTGCTCCTTCTTCTTTAGCATAAATTGTTTGGTAACGCTCCTCATCTTCAGGCTCCACTGCCCTCTTAATATATTTTGGAAGTGGTGTTTCACCTAATTCAGTTAATTTATGTCTAAATTCACTATAAGACCCATCATATAAAAAGCGTAAGGTCCTTCCTCTTGAAGTTGTGTTATCTATAACCTCGGCAACTAAGGTTTCATCGTCGCCAAAGTAAAGCTTGTTTCCAATTCTAATTTTACGTGCCGGATCTACCAAAACATCCCAAAGACGCTGTTCCTCGTTTAGTTCGCGAAGTAAAAAGACTTCGATTTTTGCACCCGTCTTTTCCTTATTACCATAAAGTCTTGCAGGAAAAACTTTGGTATTATTCAAGATCATCACATCTCCTTCATCAAAATAATTTATTAGATCTTTGAAGTACTTGTGCTCAATGGTTTGCTTTTTTCTATCAAGCACCATTAAACGTGCCTCATCCCTAATTTCAGACGGGTGTTCGGCTAATAATTCTTCAGGTAATTTAAAATTGAAGTGTGATAATTTCATGTTAAGATATTTTGGTTTCCCTAACCTTTGTGGTTTTTATTTACTTATTTCAAAAAGGCTACAAATATAAGGTCTCAACATAGGGCTTGTCAAGTATTTAAGGGATTATTATGAAGAAATCTTAAATCCTATACTTTCTAGATCCTTCCAATAGTCTGGATAGGATTTATTCACAACCTCCGCATCATTGATTTGAAGAGGGATTTTGATACCCAGAGGAGCAAATGCCATTGCCATTCTGTGATCATTATAGGTATCGATTTCAACATCTTCCTTTAGATGATAAATTGCTTCAAGTTTTAGACTATCCTTATTACACTTAATAGTTCCGCCTAATTTTTCAATTTCTATCCTCAAGGCCTCTAATCGGTCCGTTTCCTTTATTTTTAAGGTATGTAGACCCGTGAGATAACAAGGTCGACCTAATCCCAAACAGGTAACTGCAATTGTTTGTGCAATATCGGGTGCGTTTCTAAGATCTAATTGAAGCGGAGAGGCATTTTCTACCTCCATCAATTTTTTCAAGATCATTTTGTTGTCCCGAAAAGAAGTTTCAACTCCAAACTTTTCGTAAATCTCAATTAAAATGGAATCCCCTTGAAGAGAATCTAATTTATAATGCTGTAAGCCTATTTCGGTACCTGGTTTACCTAGTGCCACAATACTATAAAAATAGGAAGCTGAAGACCAATCAGATTCAACAATAAAAGTAGCTGAGACTTTATTTTGAAAGGATTCAATAGTTATTACGTGATCAGAAAAATTACATTCTACACCAATGTCTTGCAATAACTTCTGGGTCATTTTTATGTAGGGAACTGATGTTATTTCACCTACCAATGTTATTTCAAGTCCATTTGGCAAACTAGGTGCAATAAGCATTAAAGCAGAGATATATTGACTACTTACATTAGCTTTCATAGAAACTTTGCTATTCGTCAATTCTTTACCTGATATTTTTAAAGGTGGACAACCCTCAGTCTTAAGATATGTTATTTCTGCTCCAAGGGAATTCAATGCATCTACAAGCACTGCGATCGGACGCTCTTGCATCCTTGAAGAACCAGTGAGAATAACATTTCGATTAGGGCGAGAGGCAAAATAAGCTGTTAGAAAACGCATTGCTGTACCAGCATGATGAATATCCACTACATCCCTGTTCCCAGATATTCCCTTACTCATCATTTCAGAATCCTCAGAATTCGAGATATTGTTGATCTGAAGCCCCGGAAATAGAGCTTGCAACAGTAATAACCTATTCGATTCGCTTTTTGAACCCGTAATTATTAGGCTCGAAGGGGAAATTATTTCGGATGGACTGATCTTAACTTTCATAGGGACGCAATTTACCCAAAATAGAGAAAATCAACCCATCCGATTATTTTAATTTTTCATTGTTATGGTGCCTATCGTGATCCCTTTTGGTTTTATTATCCATTCTTCGATCGAAAGCAGCCTGCAAATCAACACCAGTTTGGTTAGCCAAGCATAACACAACAAACAATACATCTGCCAATTCTTCACCCAAGTCTTTACCTTTATCCGATTCTTTCTCGCTCTGCTCTCCATAACGTCGAGCAATAATACGCGCAACCTCACCGACTTCTTCGGTAAGTTGAGCCATATTGGTGAGCTCATTAAAGTATCTCACTCCATGATCCTTGATCCATTTATCAACAATAACCTGGGCGTTTGCAATATTCATTTCTTTTAAATTAAATTTTATCCTTTGAATCTATAATTATGGTAACAGGTCCATCGTTTATGAGAAAAACCTGCATATCAGCTCCGAATTTACCAGTTTCAATATTTCCAGAGAATGAAGCTTTTAACTCATCTAAAAATTGATTGTATAAAGGAACCGCAATATCTGGTTTGGCAGCCTTAATATAACTCGGACGATGTCCTTTTTTTGTGCTCGCATGAAGGGTAAATTGACTTACCAATAGAATCTCCCCACCTATGTCGGTTACAGATCTATTCATAATACCATCCCCATCATTAAAGATGCGAAGGTTAACTATTTTATTGATAAGCCATTCTATATCTTCCTTACCATCGTCATCTACAATCCCTAATAAAACTACCAATCCAGGACCTATCTCCTTCGTTTCAATGCTATCGATGGTAATTTTTGCTTCAGTAACTCTTTGAATGACAACTTTCATTCGTTATCCCAAATATCAGTTCGGTAATTTTCTTCTTCACCATCAAGAATTTGAAGATAGCTCCTATAACGTGAAAATGCAATTTCATCCTTTTCCAGGGCCTCCTTTACTGCACATTTAGGTTCTTCAAGGTGCAAACAATTATTGAATTTACACTCAGATTTTAAAGCGAAAAATTCTGGAAAATAATCCCCAACTTCCTCCTTTTCCATATCTACAACCCCAAATCCTTTTATACCGGGAGTATCTATAATTTGTGCCCCAAAACTTAAATCGAACATTTCAGCAAAGGTAGTCGTGTGCTGACCTTGCAGGTGTTGGGCTGAAATTTCCTGTGTTTTTAGTTCTAAACCTGGTTCAATTATATTTATTAATGTAGATTTTCCAACCCCAGAATGGCCAGCGAACAAACTCACCTTACCCATCATCATTTCCTTAATCTTATCCACATTTTTGCCTGTAATTGCCGAGACACCTATACATTCATAACCAATCTGCCTATAAATATGTGCTAAATATCGAACCTCGTCTAATTCTTCTTCGGTATAAGCATCTATTTTGTTAAATACCAATATTGGCTTTATAGAATAGGCTTCTGCTGTTACCAAAAATCGATCAATAAAACTTGTGAAAGTAGGAGGGTTACTCACGGTAATTAACAGGAAAACCTGATCTATATTCGCAGCAATAATATGTACCTGCTTAGAAAGATTCACCGATTTACGTATGATGTAATTTTCTCTATCGTGTATTGAAGTAATCACTCCCGTAGTTTCATCATTCAGAGTTTCCAATTCAAACTCAACAATATCACCTACCGAAACAGGATTGGTACTTTTAATGCCCTTCATGCGAAACTTACCCTTTATTCTGCATTGGTAAAATTCCTCCTCTGTGTTTTTAACGGTATACCAACTTCCTGTTGATTTGTAAACTCTGCCTGTCATTATAGGTTTAAAATATTTCTAAAAAGCACGATTTCGTTTGGCAAAATTGCAACAAATTTTTTAGGGAATAATCAAAACAGGTTTAAATATAAAATCCCGCTCGAGCGGGATTTTAATTTATGCATTGATGATTTTTTCTTGGTGATTAATAGATTCCTGATGTATCGCTTTAAAAACTCTTAAAATAAATTCCTCACTTAAATTCTTTTCTTCTCCTTGAAGAATCATTTTGCCAAGAATTTCATTCCAACGTTTTGTTTGTAATACAGCAACATTATGCGATTTTTTCAAAGCCCCAATGTCATCTGCTATTTTCATACGTTTACCCAGCATATCAATTAATTGATGGTCAATTACGTCAATTTGAGTTCTAAGGGTATTGATTTTGTTTTTAAATTCTGCTGCTTCACCTACCTCTTTCCTAATTCGAAGATCGCGCATAATTTCCACTAAAGTATCAGGGGTAATTTGTTGAGCGGCATCACTCCAGGCATTATCAGGATCGTAATGAGTTTCAACCATCAATCCATCATAATTTAGGTCCAAAGCTGTTTGACATAGATCGAAAATAATGTCTCTTCTTCCTGCTATATGCGATGGATCTAAGATTAATGGCAAATCAGGCATTTTATTTTGAAGATCAATGGCCAACTGCCATTCTGGATTGTTTCTATACCTCGTTTTCTCATAAGTTGAGAAACCTCTATGTATAACCCCAACATTTTTAATATCTGCCGCATAAATTCTTTCAACAGCACCCAACCACAATGATAAATCTGGATTCACCGGGTTTTTTATCAATACAATTTTGTCGGTACCTTTTAAAGCATCAGCAATTTCCTGAACAATAAACGGACTTACAGTAGTTCTCGCACCAATCCATAAAATATCAACATCATGCTCTAGGGCCAAATCAACATGGTTTGCATTTGCAACTTCTGTTGTTGTTAGCATACCAGTTTCTTGTTTTGCTTTTTGAAGCCACTTTAATCCTAAGGCGCCAACCCCCTCAAAATTTCCTGGTCGAGTTCTAGGTTTCCAAATGCCTGCTCTTAAAACAGAGGCATCGGTATCTTTCAATTGATGTGCAATCTTTAAAACTTGATCTTCAGTCTCAGCACTGCAAGGTCCAGCAATTACTAATGGGTGATCTAACCCAAAATTGTCTAACCAAGACCTCATTTCTTTCTTGTTTTCCATTTCTAAAGTATTATGTAATTCCGTTTAATATATCTTTAATTCTATTAGTGTTTTTCATTTCAAGGTAGACATCCTCATATTTATCACTCTCCATTAAATCCATAAAATGCTGTAAGTTTTTAATGTAAGCGTCCAAGGTTCCTATAATGTTTTCTCTATTTTGTTTGAAGATAGGAGTCCACATTTCTGGAGAACTTTTAGCCAACCTTACTGTACTTGCAAATCCACTGCCTGCCATATCGAAAATATCTTTTTCGTTTTTCTCTTCATCTATCACTGTTTTACCTAGCATAAAAGAACTTATATGGGATAGATGGGAAACAAAGGCGATATGTTTATCATGAGGTGCTGGATGCATGTATCGTATTCGCATACCCATTTCATTGAACAATTTTAGGGCTCGCTCTTGTAATTTGAACGCGGTCTTTTCTACTTCACAAATAATATTGGTCTTGCCTTCAAATAAGGTTGGTATTGCAGCTCTTGGACCAGAAAATTCTGTACCTGCAATAGGATGGGCAGCCAAAAAATTACGCCTTTTCGGATGATCTTCAACAATTTTACAAATGTCATATTTAGTAGAGCCAACGTCAATTACCAAACCATCATCAGATACCGCGTCCAAGACTTTTGGCAACTCATTCACGGTTGCATCTACTGGAATTGCCACAACTACCAAATCAGCATCCTTAATGGCTTCATAAGAACCCGCTTCATCTACCAAATTAATCTCAACAGCCATTTGGGCATGATCGGGATTACTATCGATACCAATAATTTTGCAGTTAGGGTAAAGCTTCTTAATGCCTAAAGCAAAACTTCCGCCTATTAACCCCGTACCTATAATGCAAACATTTTTCATCTCAATCGTGCTAAAGCTTCTTCTAAATCTTCAGTTCCTCCACAAAGTGAAAACCTTATATACCCCTCCCCATTACTTCCAAAAATATGTCCAGGTGTAATGAAAATATTTTTCTCCTTCAATATGTTATCTATAAAAGAATCTGAATCGATTCCCTGTGGCAATTTTGCCCACACAAACAAGCCAACAGCATTTTTATCATATTTGCAATTAAGAGCATCTGCCATTTTCCAAACTAAGTTTCTTCGCTGTTCGTAAACACTATTTAAACTTACAAACCATAACTTGGAACTTTTCAAGGCTTCAACCGCTCCTTTTTGAATTCCATAAAACATACCTGAATCCATATTGCTCTTCACCTTCAAAACATGACTTATATAATCGGCATTACCAGCAACCATACCAACACGCCAACCAGCCATATTAAAGGTTTTACTTATGGAATTCAATTCTAAACAAACCTCCTTTGCCCCAGGGTATTTTAGGATACTTCGAGGGTAATCATTTAAAATAAATGAATACGGATTGTCATTCACCACCAAGATATTGTGACGTTTGGCGAAGGCAATTATGTCTTCAAAATTCTTGTTGGAGGCCACAGCCCCCGTTGGCATATGCGGGTAGTTAATCCACATAAGCTTTACCTTGCTCAAATCTGAATTTTCCAAATCCATCAAATTCGGCTGCCAATTATTTTCTTCAGTCAAATCATAAAACTTCGGAATTGCACCAACAAGATTTGTAACAGAAGAATAGGTAGGGTACCCTGGATTGGGTATTAAAACCTCATCCCCAGGGTTAAGAAACGCAAGCGAAATATGCATAATCCCTTCCTTGCTTCCCATTAATGGTAAAATTTCAGTCTTTGGACTTAGGCCAACTTGGTAATGATCATTATAAAATTTTGCCATAGCCTCCCTTAACTCAGGAAGTCCAATGTAACTTTGGTATTTGTTTGCTTCTGCTAATTGCAGAGATCCCACCAAACCATCCAATGCTTTTTGAGGCGGTTCAAGGTCCGGACTACCAATGCCTAAATTAATGATAGGTTTACCTGCTTCTTTTAAAAGAGCAACTTCCTTAAGCTTCCGCGAAAAGTAATATTCCTGTACGGTCTGTAATCTGGTAGCAGGTTCTATCATTAGTGTGCGTTTTTATATTCTCCCAATACTTTAAAATCCTCAGCCATTATTTCCATAATGGAGCGTGCCTTGGAATAATCTTTATAATTATCAAATGTAACATCCACAAAGAAGGCATATTTCCAAGGCGTTTCAATCTTGGGCATAGACTGTATTTTGGTTAAATTCAATCTGCAATCGCTCATTACGTTCAAAATTGAGGCTAAACTTCCGCGTTTATGCTCCAAGGAAAACCTTAAGGAGGCCTTATTTATCTCTTCTTCAGGCAACACTGAATTGGCAGTTTTTACAATTACAAATCTTGTTTCGTTATGGCTAATGGTTTGGATGCTTTCAGCCAATATCTTTAGACCAAACATCTCAGCTGCCAATTTGCTCGCAATGGCTGCTATTCCTTTTATTTGCCTTTCATTAATTCGATGTGCTACCTCAGCAGTGTCCTTATCTTCAACCAGTCTGATATGCGGATAGCTTTTAAAGAATTGCTTACATTGAAGAAGCGCCATAGGATGTGATACAACTTCCTTAATATCCTCAATAGATTGCCCTGGCAAAGCCATTAGGTGATGTTGTATATCTAGATAATGCTCACCTATAATATGCAACTTATTCTGGTCTATTAAAGCATAATTTGGCAAAATGGAGCCGGCAATGGAATTTTCAATGGCCATAATAGCAGCATCGCAGTCTCTTGAAAGAATCTTACCTACAGTTTCGTCAAACGACAAACACTCAACAACTTCGACTTGTTGTCCAAAATAGGCCTCCGCCACTATGTGATGGAAGGAACCTTTTACACCTTGTATGGATACCGATTTTATCATAAAAAAAAGTCCCGATATTTCATCGAGACCTAATTATTCATTTATGCTTTTAAAACTTAAACATATAAGGTCTCGTTCCTTTTACCAAAAAAGAAATAAAACCAGTAATATGTAAAGTTCTGTGTTGTCATTTTTTCAATTCGCGGCTAAAGTAATTATTATTTCCATTTTACAAAACTATACTAATTATTTTTTGCTGAATTTTTTAAAAGATTAGAGAATTACCATTTTAAACACATTAGAATTAAATAATCTCTATTTTTGAACAAATTGAATTCTTATGTCTATAAAGGTTGAACACCTAAGTAAGATTTATGGTAGCCAAAAGGCGCTTGATGACGTTACATTTGAAATTGATAAAGGTGAAATTGTTGGTTTCTTGGGGCCAAATGGCGCTGGAAAATCCACGATGATGAAAATTCTAACGACCTACTTAGAGCCAACTGAAGGACTCGCTTATGTAAATGACGTTAATGTTGAGACGGACCAGCGTAAGGTTCAAAAATCAATTGGATATTTACCGGAACACAACCCTTTACATTTAGATATGTATGTAAAGGAATATTTAGCCTTCAATGCAGATATTCATGGCGTTTCAAAGGACCGAATTTCTAAAGTTATTGAATTAACAGGGCTCACCCCTGAAAGTCACAAAAAAATAGGTCAATTATCTAAAGGTTACCGTCAAAGAGTAGGCTTGGCTACTGCTCTGCTTCACGACCCTGACGTTTTAATATTAGATGAACCAACTACAGGCTTAGATCCCAATCAGCTAGTGGATATTCGAAATCTTATTAAATCTGTCGGTTCCAATAAAACAATTTTCCTCTCCACGCATATTATGCAGGAAGTGGAAGCGATGTGTAAACGTGTTATTATAATTAACAAAGGGAAAATTGTAGCCGACCAATCGCTGCAAGATTTAAAGGGCAGCCAGCAACAGATTATTGAGGTTGAATTTGATTATCGCGTTGAGGAAGAGTTAATTAGCGAAATTAAACATGTTGCCTCTGTACAAAACGTATATGACTTTGTGTATGACATCACTTTTTCTGTACAAAAAGATATGCGCCCTATAATATTTGATTTTGCTCATGATAACGGCCTAAGAATTCTTAAACTCAACCAGAAAAACAAAAATCTAGAAAGTCTTTTCCACGAATTAACGGCTAACTAATCAAGGATTTTTAGTTCACCTGTATAATAGGATTGCACATCTATTTCGGATGGACGATTTACAAGTATTATGTCTCCTGTACCTCTAATTTCTCCTTTGATGGATTGAACAGGATGAAGTATTAAATCGTTGCTACTACGTTGAAAAACATCAATATTTTGAGCAATAAGTCCTGCACCTTCAAATCGGGCATTTCCGGCAGCAAAAAAGACATTCAAATTATTCACTTCCCCAGATATAAAACAGTGCGAAATATTGTTTACAGTAACATTTAACGATTCTCCCTTAAATTGAATTTTAAAGTTTGCACTGTTATGGGTTACCGTAGGATCATTGAAATCTTCGGATTGTAGACTTAAATTTGGATATTCCAAAACCCCGTCGCTAATAATATCTTGTGTTGAACTATTTCTAATTTCCACCAAATTAGGAGAGGTTATAAAAACCTTTGTATTATTATAATCGCGTAGAATATTACAGGAGTTTTTATCCTCGATGGTTAATCTCCCATTTTCTACCTTAGCACTAATTTCTGGTATCAAATTTTTGCCAGATTCAACAATTACCGTCTGTCGGGGACCCTTTTTCACTATCAATTGAACCCTTTCAAAAACAGTAATTTTATCAAAAGATGGCACTATGATTTCTTTAGTAACCAAATCTCCCGTGGTTTGAAAGCAATCTGGGCTATTTTCAGAATCGCATGAAAAGATAATTAGCATTAAGATTAATAATTCCTTTTTCATAAACGTACACCCATTCCGAACTCTAAACATTCTGCCCTAGCCCCATGTGATTTTAAAGTTAATGCAGCAAACAACCTATTACTCAAATAATATTTCAATCCAATTCTATTATAAATCCTTCCCTCAAAATCAAAAGGATAGTAAACATAATACCCAACCTGAGTTAATAGTGAGAGTTTATTAACGTATAATTCATGCCCTAAAAAAATGCCAGCTCGTTTATAATCTTCATCACCCTTAATGTCATCATTAGGAAAGGCAACGGATTTATAATAAATAAATTCTTTCAGAAATTTAGAAATGAAAGCGTCCACTCCAAACTGTAAACCAGAAAATCTTCCAAGCCTCTTATCCACATAAAATGAACCAACAAAAATCGGAAATTGCCCCATCCCCACAACATCACTTTCGTTAATTCCTCCCCTCAAAACCAAATTATAATGCAAGGTCTCTTTATAATCCTTGGCTTCTTCCGCCTTAATATATTGCCAATCGTTTTGATAATTAAAATCATAACTAAAACCAGCATTGATAATAATTGTATTTGTTGAAGTATTAGGGGCTTTAATATTAGCATTGGAATAATGGATTAAACCAGTTCCAAATTGCAGACCTAAACCTTTATAAATTCGTTGTTTATAATTTAAAAGAAGATTAGTATTACTTAATAATCGAGAACCATAAACATTATTTTGAAAATTGGAAACCCTATCAAATGGATTTGTATTATATGCAATACCCTGGGCGATTTTCAGCATTAAATGGCGTCGAAAAAAATAGAAGTTCATATGGGCTAGCAGCCCATAATTATCTCCCAAAAATTCATTTTTCATATCTTGATAAATGAACGTGAGACCATAGTCTGGGTATCCAAATCGGGAATGCCACTCTTTTTCTCCGAATGTCTTTTTATTATAGGATAAACTAAAACCAGTAGGATGTCCTGTAATTAAATGTCCAACATCCGAATCGTGCTCCAAAATACTTCCATAATAACCATAGACATCAATACTATTGGAGCGTATGGCATTTTGTGCTAAACAAGAAGAAACAGCGATTAAGATAAAGCAGGTTAAAACAAATTTCATGGAAGCAATTCTTCCCCAAAAATAACCTAATATTAAAAAATTGCCTCAGCTATTTTTTTAATGTTGTCACTTTTTCCCATTGAATAATAATGCAAAACCGGAGCCCCAGCTTTCAATAGCTCTTTGGATTGCTCTATACACCATTCCACTCCTACTTGCCTTACCTCGGCATTGTTCTTGCATTTTTCCACTTCAGAAATAAGCTCTTCTGGCAAGTCTATTTTGAACACTTGTGG belongs to Aegicerativicinus sediminis and includes:
- a CDS encoding bifunctional 3-deoxy-7-phosphoheptulonate synthase/chorismate mutase type II produces the protein MENKKEMRSWLDNFGLDHPLVIAGPCSAETEDQVLKIAHQLKDTDASVLRAGIWKPRTRPGNFEGVGALGLKWLQKAKQETGMLTTTEVANANHVDLALEHDVDILWIGARTTVSPFIVQEIADALKGTDKIVLIKNPVNPDLSLWLGAVERIYAADIKNVGVIHRGFSTYEKTRYRNNPEWQLAIDLQNKMPDLPLILDPSHIAGRRDIIFDLCQTALDLNYDGLMVETHYDPDNAWSDAAQQITPDTLVEIMRDLRIRKEVGEAAEFKNKINTLRTQIDVIDHQLIDMLGKRMKIADDIGALKKSHNVAVLQTKRWNEILGKMILQGEEKNLSEEFILRVFKAIHQESINHQEKIINA
- a CDS encoding prephenate dehydrogenase, with amino-acid sequence MKNVCIIGTGLIGGSFALGIKKLYPNCKIIGIDSNPDHAQMAVEINLVDEAGSYEAIKDADLVVVAIPVDATVNELPKVLDAVSDDGLVIDVGSTKYDICKIVEDHPKRRNFLAAHPIAGTEFSGPRAAIPTLFEGKTNIICEVEKTAFKLQERALKLFNEMGMRIRYMHPAPHDKHIAFVSHLSHISSFMLGKTVIDEEKNEKDIFDMAGSGFASTVRLAKSSPEMWTPIFKQNRENIIGTLDAYIKNLQHFMDLMESDKYEDVYLEMKNTNRIKDILNGIT
- a CDS encoding pyridoxal phosphate-dependent aminotransferase, which translates into the protein MIEPATRLQTVQEYYFSRKLKEVALLKEAGKPIINLGIGSPDLEPPQKALDGLVGSLQLAEANKYQSYIGLPELREAMAKFYNDHYQVGLSPKTEILPLMGSKEGIMHISLAFLNPGDEVLIPNPGYPTYSSVTNLVGAIPKFYDLTEENNWQPNLMDLENSDLSKVKLMWINYPHMPTGAVASNKNFEDIIAFAKRHNILVVNDNPYSFILNDYPRSILKYPGAKEVCLELNSISKTFNMAGWRVGMVAGNADYISHVLKVKSNMDSGMFYGIQKGAVEALKSSKLWFVSLNSVYEQRRNLVWKMADALNCKYDKNAVGLFVWAKLPQGIDSDSFIDNILKEKNIFITPGHIFGSNGEGYIRFSLCGGTEDLEEALARLR
- a CDS encoding prephenate dehydratase; translated protein: MIKSVSIQGVKGSFHHIVAEAYFGQQVEVVECLSFDETVGKILSRDCDAAIMAIENSIAGSILPNYALIDQNKLHIIGEHYLDIQHHLMALPGQSIEDIKEVVSHPMALLQCKQFFKSYPHIRLVEDKDTAEVAHRINERQIKGIAAIASKLAAEMFGLKILAESIQTISHNETRFVIVKTANSVLPEEEINKASLRFSLEHKRGSLASILNVMSDCRLNLTKIQSMPKIETPWKYAFFVDVTFDNYKDYSKARSIMEIMAEDFKVLGEYKNAH
- the gldA gene encoding gliding motility-associated ABC transporter ATP-binding subunit GldA; the encoded protein is MSIKVEHLSKIYGSQKALDDVTFEIDKGEIVGFLGPNGAGKSTMMKILTTYLEPTEGLAYVNDVNVETDQRKVQKSIGYLPEHNPLHLDMYVKEYLAFNADIHGVSKDRISKVIELTGLTPESHKKIGQLSKGYRQRVGLATALLHDPDVLILDEPTTGLDPNQLVDIRNLIKSVGSNKTIFLSTHIMQEVEAMCKRVIIINKGKIVADQSLQDLKGSQQQIIEVEFDYRVEEELISEIKHVASVQNVYDFVYDITFSVQKDMRPIIFDFAHDNGLRILKLNQKNKNLESLFHELTAN
- a CDS encoding head GIN domain-containing protein gives rise to the protein MLIIFSCDSENSPDCFQTTGDLVTKEIIVPSFDKITVFERVQLIVKKGPRQTVIVESGKNLIPEISAKVENGRLTIEDKNSCNILRDYNNTKVFITSPNLVEIRNSSTQDIISDGVLEYPNLSLQSEDFNDPTVTHNSANFKIQFKGESLNVTVNNISHCFISGEVNNLNVFFAAGNARFEGAGLIAQNIDVFQRSSNDLILHPVQSIKGEIRGTGDIILVNRPSEIDVQSYYTGELKILD